One window of the Candidatus Jettenia sp. genome contains the following:
- a CDS encoding DUF3536 domain-containing protein, translating into MDRYICVHGHFYQPPRENPWLEAIEIQDSAYPYHDWNERVNAECYAPNTASRVRDGDGRILDIVNNYAKISFNFGPTVLSWMKAYSPEIYQAILDADRLSMEYRSGHGNALAQAYNHVIMPLANSRDKRTQIIWGIKDFEHRFNRFPEGMWLPETAVNMETLELLAEFGIKFTILAPHQAARVKNDTGKWEDVSGGRIDPTMAYRCRLLSGSIINIFFYDGPISHAVAFEKLLHRGENFAIRLLGGFSDLRQWPQILNIATDGETYGHHHRFGEMALAFALNYIETKNLAKLTNYGEYLEKYPPTHEVEIIENTSWSCARGIERWRSNCGCNSGGHPGWSQEWRAPLRDSMDWLRGQLELRYENSGKEYLTSPWEARNEYIEVILNRSEKNRNRFFERHAVRNLNDDEKTLVLKLLEIQRHGMLMYTSCGWFFDEISGIETIQVIQYAGRAIQLSDDIFHDGLKNTFLEKLAAAKSNIPEYKNGAYLYEKFVEPVVIDLKKVGVHYAISSLFEDYPENTRIYCYTVTKGDYKRIQAGRFKLAVGCIRLISEITGEGEYIIFGVIHLGDHVFHGGGHTFVGDEAYQYMKEEIIAAFERGAFANIIRLMDKYFGMHNYSLRELFKDGQRKILNLIMSATLEEFETSYRTMYENNSILMGFLKDTGMPVPRVFYTAAEFTLNHDLKKAFEERLDADRIRSIVHEIKRWNVTVDSSALEFIVRCKIEKLMDELYKNTPDISLLRKMEKKLQILILLPFEVNLWYVQNIYYKMAKTVYRDFLLRTKFDERDKSCWVEEFRKIGQILSFNTDIVLPKD; encoded by the coding sequence GTGGATAGATACATTTGTGTGCATGGACATTTTTATCAACCGCCAAGAGAAAACCCGTGGCTTGAGGCTATAGAGATACAGGACTCAGCGTATCCCTATCATGATTGGAATGAAAGGGTAAATGCCGAGTGCTATGCCCCTAATACCGCATCACGGGTAAGGGATGGAGACGGGCGTATACTCGATATTGTTAATAACTATGCCAAAATAAGTTTTAACTTTGGACCAACGGTTCTCTCATGGATGAAGGCATATTCTCCGGAAATTTATCAGGCCATACTGGATGCCGACCGTCTGAGCATGGAGTATCGGTCTGGCCATGGAAATGCGCTTGCACAGGCATACAATCACGTAATAATGCCTCTTGCTAATAGCCGTGACAAGCGTACCCAAATTATATGGGGAATAAAAGACTTTGAGCACAGGTTCAATCGATTCCCTGAAGGGATGTGGCTTCCGGAGACAGCGGTGAATATGGAAACCCTTGAGCTTCTTGCTGAATTTGGAATAAAATTTACTATTCTTGCGCCTCATCAGGCAGCAAGGGTGAAGAATGATACAGGAAAATGGGAAGATGTCAGCGGGGGAAGGATTGATCCGACCATGGCTTATCGTTGCAGATTGCTGTCAGGCAGTATCATAAATATCTTTTTTTACGATGGTCCTATATCGCATGCCGTAGCTTTTGAAAAACTCCTGCATAGGGGAGAAAATTTTGCAATCCGGCTTTTAGGCGGTTTTTCTGATCTCAGACAATGGCCTCAGATATTAAATATTGCTACGGATGGGGAAACGTACGGGCATCATCATAGATTTGGTGAAATGGCCCTTGCATTTGCCCTTAATTATATAGAGACAAAAAATTTAGCAAAATTAACCAATTACGGCGAATATCTCGAAAAATATCCGCCGACTCATGAGGTGGAAATTATTGAAAATACCTCATGGAGTTGTGCTCGCGGAATAGAACGATGGAGAAGCAACTGTGGTTGTAATTCCGGAGGACATCCCGGATGGAGCCAGGAGTGGCGGGCGCCACTGCGTGATTCGATGGATTGGCTGAGAGGACAGTTAGAGTTACGGTATGAAAATAGCGGAAAGGAATATTTGACCAGCCCATGGGAAGCCAGGAATGAATATATCGAGGTTATTCTTAACCGTTCTGAGAAAAACAGGAACAGGTTTTTTGAAAGACATGCCGTAAGAAATCTCAATGATGATGAAAAGACACTGGTGCTCAAACTCCTTGAGATCCAGAGACATGGGATGTTGATGTACACAAGCTGTGGATGGTTTTTTGATGAAATTTCAGGTATCGAAACCATACAAGTCATCCAGTATGCAGGCAGGGCCATCCAATTATCAGATGACATATTTCATGATGGCCTTAAAAATACCTTTTTGGAAAAACTTGCTGCAGCAAAGAGTAACATACCAGAATATAAGAACGGAGCGTACCTGTATGAGAAATTTGTTGAGCCAGTCGTAATAGACCTCAAGAAAGTCGGTGTGCATTATGCCATCAGTTCGCTTTTTGAGGACTATCCTGAAAACACGAGGATTTATTGTTATACGGTTACCAAAGGAGATTATAAGAGGATACAAGCAGGCAGATTTAAACTTGCTGTTGGCTGTATTCGTCTTATATCAGAGATAACGGGAGAAGGGGAATATATAATTTTCGGTGTTATACACCTTGGCGATCATGTTTTTCATGGGGGTGGGCACACCTTTGTTGGAGATGAGGCGTATCAATACATGAAGGAAGAAATAATTGCAGCATTTGAGAGAGGGGCATTTGCAAATATCATAAGGCTGATGGATAAATATTTTGGCATGCATAATTACTCCCTCAGAGAGTTATTCAAAGATGGTCAGCGTAAAATCCTGAACCTTATCATGAGCGCGACATTAGAAGAGTTTGAAACATCTTATCGTACGATGTATGAGAACAACAGTATTCTCATGGGGTTTTTAAAAGACACCGGAATGCCCGTGCCAAGGGTGTTTTATACGGCTGCAGAATTTACCCTTAACCATGATCTAAAAAAGGCGTTTGAAGAAAGACTGGATGCCGATAGGATACGGAGTATTGTTCATGAAATAAAGCGATGGAATGTGACGGTAGATTCTTCTGCCCTTGAATTCATAGTTCGTTGCAAGATTGAAAAGTTAATGGATGAATTATATAAGAATACACCGGATATATCCTTACTTCGGAAGATGGAGAAAAAGCTGCAGATACTTATCTTGCTACCCTTTGAGGTAAACCTCTGGTATGTACAGAATATTTATTACAAAATGGCAAAAACAGTCTACAGAGATTTCCTTCTCAGGACAAAATTTGATGAGAGGGATAAATCCTGCTGGGTGGAGGAGTTTAGGAAGATTGGACAAATCTTGTCTTTTAATACCGATATCGTGTTGCCGAAAGACTAG
- a CDS encoding malto-oligosyltrehalose synthase — protein METEGFSAIRIPSATYRLQFNVHFKFTDARNIISYLHDLGISDIYASPYFKAKEGSLHGYDIVDHNTLNPEVGTEEEYNGMIQELWKYGMGQMLDIVPNHMCIASKENIWWMDILENGPSSHYADFFDIRWEPVKRELKNKILLPILGDQYGKILEEQELKLAFETGAFFIYYYDHKLPVMPNTYREILQYRINELKKQLSSENPHFVELLSIITALNHLPLYTEKNPEKIAEKYREKEIIKRRLWDLYSESPEVKGFLDENVRLFNGIKGEPKSFDLLDDLLNKQVYRLSHWSVATDEINYRRFFDINDLAAIKVENPAVFRETHRLVFRLIKEGKVTGLRVDHPDGLYNPLLYFQMLQRRCFLYTKLGSMKNVEETPDAEAAILKQYDELLLSNPQAKPFFIISEKILIKGEKMPEDWPVFSTTGYVFLISLNGIFVETANAKAFDTLYSRITKSKGNFQDIVYEKKKFIMEVFMSSEVNTLGHFLDEISEKNRHTRDFTLNSLTSIIKETIAFFPVYRTYITTPEVTERDTRYIELAIAKAKRKNPIINESIYDFLKEILMLKYFKNLENDAKREWVDFVMRFQQITGPVMAKGLEDTALYVYNRLVSLNEVGGNPDRFGTPLETFHGQNIETSKLWPNALIATSTHDSKRSEDVRGRINVLSEIPDEWRECLIRWRRLNKKKMAISETQMVPDSNEEYLLYQTLLGAWPVEHMNTSEYEIFMKRIKDYTLKALREAKVNTSWKNPNVTYENAVMDFIEAILKDVRGNLFLKDFQLFQKKISHYGMYNSLSQTLLKMTSPGIPDFYNGTEIWDFSLVDPDNRRPVDYSVRMNILEELKKQESEISLEKLARELTVKRENGKIKLYVIYKALNYRKEQRELFERGEYIPMTVTGEKSYNVCAFARRFESKNIITVAPRFFTKLIPQVEMFPFGNEVWKDTCIVIPFAETGAKYRNIFTGEIVAAKEQQGTILPLSEVFTNFPVALMEGV, from the coding sequence ATGGAAACAGAAGGATTTTCTGCAATAAGAATACCCAGTGCTACCTATAGACTCCAGTTCAATGTACATTTCAAATTTACGGATGCCAGAAACATTATCTCTTACCTTCACGATCTCGGTATCAGTGATATATATGCATCTCCTTATTTTAAGGCAAAAGAGGGCAGTCTCCATGGCTATGATATTGTTGATCATAATACCCTGAATCCAGAAGTTGGTACCGAGGAGGAATACAACGGGATGATACAGGAACTCTGGAAATACGGGATGGGACAGATGCTTGACATCGTTCCAAATCATATGTGCATTGCCAGTAAGGAAAATATCTGGTGGATGGACATTCTTGAGAATGGCCCAAGTTCTCACTATGCAGATTTTTTCGATATACGTTGGGAGCCAGTAAAGAGAGAATTAAAAAATAAGATACTTCTTCCTATTTTAGGCGACCAGTATGGAAAGATTCTTGAGGAACAGGAATTAAAACTCGCCTTTGAGACAGGTGCCTTCTTTATTTATTATTACGATCATAAGCTTCCGGTAATGCCGAATACCTATAGAGAGATATTGCAATACCGCATCAATGAGCTGAAAAAACAGCTCTCTTCTGAAAATCCCCATTTTGTTGAACTCTTAAGTATTATTACTGCACTGAATCACCTGCCGCTTTATACCGAAAAGAACCCGGAAAAGATTGCTGAAAAGTACCGTGAAAAGGAGATTATCAAGAGACGTCTCTGGGATCTCTATAGTGAGAGTCCTGAGGTTAAGGGATTTTTAGATGAAAATGTGAGGTTGTTTAATGGGATTAAAGGTGAGCCGAAAAGTTTTGATCTTCTCGATGATCTTCTAAATAAACAGGTATACAGACTCTCGCATTGGAGCGTGGCTACTGATGAGATAAATTACAGGAGATTTTTTGACATTAATGACCTCGCAGCAATCAAGGTAGAAAATCCTGCTGTCTTTAGGGAAACACATAGATTGGTATTTAGACTCATAAAGGAAGGTAAGGTCACCGGCCTGAGGGTAGATCACCCCGATGGATTGTACAATCCTTTATTATATTTTCAGATGTTGCAGAGGCGTTGTTTTCTTTACACAAAGCTTGGCTCTATGAAAAATGTTGAAGAAACCCCTGATGCAGAGGCAGCCATTTTAAAACAGTACGATGAACTATTGTTGTCGAATCCACAGGCAAAGCCCTTTTTTATTATTAGCGAGAAAATCCTTATTAAAGGAGAAAAGATGCCTGAAGATTGGCCTGTTTTTAGCACAACAGGCTATGTTTTTTTAATATCCCTCAATGGTATTTTTGTTGAAACAGCGAACGCAAAGGCATTCGATACCCTCTACTCCAGAATCACGAAATCAAAAGGTAACTTTCAGGATATTGTGTATGAAAAAAAGAAGTTCATCATGGAGGTGTTTATGTCCAGCGAAGTAAATACCCTGGGCCATTTTTTGGACGAAATATCAGAAAAGAACAGGCATACCCGGGATTTTACCTTAAATAGTCTTACCAGTATTATAAAAGAAACGATTGCTTTTTTCCCTGTATACAGAACCTATATAACGACACCGGAGGTAACTGAGAGAGATACCCGATATATAGAGCTTGCGATAGCAAAGGCAAAGAGAAAGAATCCGATTATTAACGAATCGATCTATGATTTTCTTAAAGAAATTCTTATGCTCAAATATTTTAAAAATCTTGAAAACGATGCTAAAAGGGAATGGGTTGATTTTGTGATGAGGTTTCAGCAGATCACAGGACCTGTTATGGCAAAAGGGCTTGAGGATACTGCCCTGTATGTTTATAATCGCCTTGTCTCCCTCAATGAGGTAGGTGGGAACCCGGACAGATTTGGCACACCTTTAGAGACCTTTCACGGGCAGAATATAGAGACAAGTAAGCTTTGGCCCAATGCCCTTATTGCTACCTCTACTCACGATTCAAAGCGCAGTGAAGATGTAAGGGGAAGGATTAATGTCCTTTCAGAGATTCCTGATGAATGGAGAGAGTGCTTGATACGATGGAGGCGGCTCAATAAAAAAAAGATGGCTATCTCCGAAACTCAAATGGTACCGGATTCGAATGAAGAATACCTTCTGTACCAAACCCTTCTTGGTGCATGGCCTGTTGAGCACATGAATACGTCCGAGTACGAGATATTTATGAAACGGATTAAGGATTATACTTTAAAGGCATTACGGGAGGCAAAGGTCAATACAAGCTGGAAGAATCCCAACGTAACGTATGAGAATGCCGTAATGGATTTTATAGAAGCTATCCTGAAGGATGTCCGTGGTAATCTTTTTCTTAAAGATTTTCAACTGTTTCAGAAGAAGATTTCCCATTACGGTATGTACAATTCCCTCTCACAAACGCTGCTGAAGATGACTTCCCCTGGTATTCCTGACTTCTATAATGGTACTGAAATATGGGATTTTAGTCTTGTTGACCCCGACAATCGAAGGCCCGTTGATTATAGTGTAAGGATGAACATACTCGAGGAATTGAAAAAGCAAGAATCAGAAATTTCTTTAGAGAAACTTGCAAGAGAATTAACGGTGAAGAGAGAAAATGGAAAAATAAAACTGTATGTAATATATAAAGCTTTAAACTACCGGAAAGAACAGAGAGAACTATTTGAAAGAGGGGAATACATCCCGATGACAGTAACAGGAGAGAAGAGTTACAATGTTTGTGCCTTCGCAAGACGGTTTGAATCCAAAAATATTATCACCGTTGCCCCAAGATTTTTTACAAAACTTATTCCGCAAGTGGAGATGTTTCCATTTGGGAATGAGGTATGGAAAGATACTTGCATCGTAATACCTTTTGCTGAAACTGGGGCAAAATATCGTAATATTTTTACCGGGGAGATAGTAGCAGCAAAAGAACAACAGGGAACAATCCTCCCGCTTTCTGAAGTTTTTACCAATTTTCCCGTGGCGCTCATGGAAGGGGTATAG